One genomic region from Xenopus laevis strain J_2021 chromosome 2L, Xenopus_laevis_v10.1, whole genome shotgun sequence encodes:
- the sfpq.L gene encoding splicing factor, proline- and glutamine-rich has translation MMPRDRFRNRGGGGGGMSIYRRGNGGRGGGMPNYRGPGYMDSNRGPHPNQQQASQQQKQQQDKQPAQQQQKQSSAPEPLKPVQQPQAAAKPQDSQASQPPAQSPQTKPAQSPQQKPGITPQQPQQTQAQSGPVKPVIQTPPQQQQKPPQMQLQKPAPPNNASPQAKPGQHLAHHQQQQQLRSRPGQNQVGQKRPHQSRFQSQPPPQLESAPAEDKATADEGPVWSDGVRATLSLLKRPGEKTYTQRCRLFVGNLPTDISDDEFKKLFEKYGEPGEVFINKSKGFGFIKLETRALAEIAKAELDDLPMRGRQLRVRFATHSAALSVRNLSPFVSNELLEEAFSQFGPVERAVVVVDDRGRSTGKGIVEFAAKPAARKALERCTEGVFLLTTTPMPVIVEPLEQFDDEDGLPEKLAQKNHLYQKEREVPPRFAQHGSFEFEYSQRWKSLDEMEKQQRAQVEKNMKEAKEKLESEMEDAYHEHQANLLRQDLMRRQEELRRMEELHNQEMQKRKEMQLRQEEERRRREEEMLLRQREMEEQMRRQREEGYRMGYMDPRERDMRMGASQMAMSDPYGAASQKYPPLGGASMGYEGSPGVAQATISSSIMGGDMRNERFVQGNAGTSNAQNSRGIGSVQPTAAAGAGGYGRGRDEYEGPNKKPRF, from the exons ATGATGCCACGCGACCGATTCAGGAACCGCGGTGGCGGAGGAGGTGGAATGAGCATCTATCGTCGCGGAAACGGTGGCCGTGGAGGAGGAATGCCAAATTACCGTGGACCGGGCTACATGGATTCTAATCGGGGTCCCCATCCAAATCAACAGCAGGCCTCTCAGCAACAAAAGCAGCAACAAGACAAGCAGCCCGCCCaacagcagcagaagcagagttctGCTCCAGAGCCCCTGAAACCCGTACAGCAGCCACAGGCTGCGGCCAAGCCCCAGGATTCCCAGGCTTCTCAGCCCCCAGCCCAGTCGCCACAGACCAAGCCCGCCCAGTCCCCACAACAAAAACCGGGCATCACACCCCAGCAGCCGCAACAGACTCAAGCCCAGTCCGGCCCCGTCAAACCAGTGATCCAGACACCACCCCAGCAGCAACAAAAGCCGCCTCAAATGCAGCTACAGAAACCAGCACCGCCTAACAATGCGTCTCCCCAGGCCAAACCTGGTCAGCATCTTGCCCACCAccagcaacaacaacaactgaGGTCTAGGCCCGGGCAGAATCAAGTTGGACAGAAGAGGCCGCATCAGTCTCGCTTCCAGTCTCAGCCCCCGCCCCAACTGGAGTCTGCTCCCGCCGAGGACAAAGCAACCGCAGACGAGGGCCCCGTATGGAGCGAT gGTGTGAGGGCTACACTTTCGCTTCTGAAAAGGCCAGGAGAGAAGACCTACACTCAGCGCTGCAGATTGTTTGTTGGCAATCTCCCGACTGATATAAGCGACGATGAGTTCAAGAAATTGTTTGAGAAATATGGGGAACCAGGAGAGGTGTTCATCAACAAAAGTAAAGGCTTTGGTTTTATTAAACTG gAAACTAGAGcattggctgaaattgcaaaagcAGAGCTAGATGACTTGCCAATGCGAGGAAGACAACTACGTGTACGGTTTGCCACACATTCTGCTGCGCTGTCTGTACGCAATCTATCTCCATTTGTTTCTAACGAGCTACTGGAGGAAGCCTTTAGTCAGTTTGGACCAGTGGAGCGAGCTGTAGTTGTCGTGGATGATCGAGGGAGGTCAACCGGAAAAGGAATCGTCGAGTTTGCAGCGAAACCAGCAGCCAGAAAGGCACTTGAAAGATGCACTGAAGGAGTTTTTCTTCTCACCAC TACCCCAATGCCAGTTATTGTTGAGCCTCTTGAACAATTTGATGATGAAGATGGGTTGCCTGAGAAGCTTGCACAAAAGAATCACCTTTACCAAAA GGAGAGAGAGGTTCCACCAAGATTTGCCCAACATGGGAGTTTTGAGTTTGAGTATTCTCAGAGGTGGAAATCTTTGGATGAGATGGAGAAACAACAAAGGGCACAGGTTGAGAAAAACATGAAGGAGGCAAAAGAAAAACTTGAAAGTGAGATGGAAGATGCATACCATGAACACCAAGCTAATCTGTTGCGTCAAG ACTTAATGAGGCGTCAAGAAGAACTCAGACGCATGGAAGAGCTTCACAATCAAGAAATGCAGAAGCGCAAAGAAATGCAACTTAG GCAAGAGGAGGAACGTCGCAGGAGAGAGGAAGAAATGTTGCTTCGTCAGCGAGAAATGGAGGAACAGATGAGGCGCCAGAGAGAAGAGGGATATCGTATGGGCTACATGGACCCA cgTGAACGAGATATGCGCATGGGTGCAAGTCAGATGGCCATGTCAG ATCCCTATGGTGCTGCAAGCCAAAAGTATCCACCACTTGGAGGAGCTAGTATGGGCTATGAAGGCAGCCCTGGGGTAGCACAAGCTACCATCAGCTCATCAATTATGGGAGGAGACATG CGCAATGAGCGTTTTGTCCAGGGCAATGCAGGGACTTCTAATGCACAAAATTCTAGAGGGATTGGATCTGTGCAACCTACTGCAGCAGCAGGGGCTGGAGGCTATGGGAGGGGCAGGGATGAATATGAAGGGCCAAACAAGAAGCCCAGGTTCTAG